In the genome of Eggerthella sp. YY7918, one region contains:
- a CDS encoding type II toxin-antitoxin system PemK/MazF family toxin: protein MVALICEQGDIVSINFDPSKRHEPAGRHYAIVLSPWEINRMSTLTTLVPVTSTDNGYPLHVRIAEGNPIHGFIQCEAIRAIDLGVREQQGAVEVVGALDDGTLAETLARVLVVLGVEPI, encoded by the coding sequence GTGGTCGCATTGATTTGCGAACAAGGGGATATCGTAAGCATAAACTTCGACCCCTCGAAACGTCACGAGCCTGCAGGTCGTCACTACGCTATTGTCCTGAGTCCCTGGGAAATTAATCGCATGTCCACACTTACGACGCTCGTACCCGTCACCTCAACCGACAACGGCTATCCCCTACATGTTCGCATCGCCGAGGGAAATCCCATCCATGGATTTATTCAATGCGAAGCCATTCGCGCTATTGACCTTGGCGTACGCGAACAACAAGGTGCCGTTGAGGTTGTTGGCGCTCTCGATGATGGCACCTTGGCCGAAACACTTGCACGTGTCCTTGTTGTATTGGGTGTTGAACCTATCTAG
- a CDS encoding BrnT family toxin, whose translation MKFEYDPAKSAGNLIKHGIDFEKAQELWNSKTIELESKAYVSEHRTLVLGKIEGKHWTAIVTERGDATRIISVRRSRQKEARYYDETN comes from the coding sequence ATGAAGTTTGAATATGACCCAGCAAAAAGTGCAGGCAACCTTATCAAACACGGCATAGACTTCGAAAAAGCTCAAGAACTTTGGAATAGTAAAACAATAGAACTAGAATCAAAAGCATATGTTAGCGAGCATCGTACCCTCGTTCTGGGAAAGATAGAGGGAAAGCACTGGACAGCTATCGTTACCGAACGTGGTGACGCAACGCGAATCATCTCCGTCAGGCGCTCAAGACAGAAGGAGGCGCGCTATTATGACGAAACAAATTAA
- the gatA gene encoding Asp-tRNA(Asn)/Glu-tRNA(Gln) amidotransferase subunit GatA, with product MPAATDRAFAAMSARDIQAGLAAREFSAREVAEGSLARIRVLDGATHAYLETTEQLALEQAARIDAAVAAGTLADMGPLAGVPVAFKDNMNLVGTHTTCSSQMLANYVSPYTATCVTRTIEAGGIPLGKLNMDEFAFGSSTETSAFGPSKNPWDLERVPGGSSGGSAAAVAAGLATITLGSDTGGSIRQPGSFCGIVALKPTYGVVSRYGVVAFGSSLDQVGPFARSVEDAALSLNAIAGRDPLDCTSQDIHCDYTANLAEGVRGMKVGIVPAFMNAQGLTPEVKTKVEEAAEHLRTLGAEIVEVELPNAQAAMSAYYVLGPCEAFSNLARFDSVRYGYCDPGHKDLGGQYEASRAKGFGPEARRRIMLGSYLLSAGVYETYYYPAQQVRTLITQDYARAYEQVDCILAPVAPRTSFKFGEVSDPTDMYLSDMFTISINIAGNGGMSLPVGLGTDTGLPVGVQLISPQFKDENMLRVAAALETVYGPAPVAPLFREGSNFEAPATTIPDAADAVPGVDLPGLVTESDAAQTEKTGSSSAVPTKRVPHEPNSPVGCSCEPGLSERLGAAEGAPEQVEGEAE from the coding sequence ATGCCCGCTGCAACCGACCGCGCGTTTGCCGCCATGAGTGCACGCGACATCCAGGCGGGCCTCGCCGCTCGTGAGTTCAGCGCTCGCGAAGTGGCCGAAGGGTCGCTTGCGCGTATTCGCGTCCTCGACGGTGCGACGCACGCATACCTGGAAACCACCGAGCAGCTGGCGCTTGAGCAAGCTGCACGCATTGATGCGGCCGTGGCCGCCGGTACGCTCGCCGACATGGGTCCGCTCGCTGGCGTGCCCGTGGCATTCAAGGACAACATGAACTTAGTGGGCACGCACACCACGTGTTCGTCGCAGATGCTCGCGAATTACGTGTCGCCCTACACGGCCACGTGTGTCACGCGCACCATTGAGGCCGGTGGTATTCCGCTTGGCAAGCTCAACATGGACGAATTCGCGTTTGGTTCCTCCACGGAGACGAGTGCATTCGGCCCGAGCAAGAACCCGTGGGACCTCGAGCGCGTGCCCGGCGGCTCGTCGGGTGGCAGCGCGGCGGCCGTGGCTGCGGGCCTGGCCACCATCACGCTCGGCAGCGACACGGGCGGCTCCATTCGCCAGCCCGGCAGCTTCTGCGGCATCGTGGCCTTGAAGCCCACGTATGGCGTGGTCAGCCGCTATGGCGTGGTGGCCTTTGGTAGCTCACTCGACCAGGTGGGCCCGTTCGCCCGCTCGGTGGAGGACGCGGCGCTCTCTCTGAATGCTATTGCCGGACGCGACCCGCTTGACTGCACGAGCCAAGATATTCATTGCGACTATACTGCCAACCTCGCTGAAGGCGTGCGCGGCATGAAGGTCGGTATTGTACCGGCGTTCATGAATGCGCAAGGTCTTACGCCCGAGGTCAAGACAAAGGTTGAAGAGGCTGCGGAGCACTTGCGCACCCTCGGCGCCGAGATCGTGGAAGTGGAACTGCCCAACGCCCAAGCCGCCATGAGTGCTTACTATGTACTGGGCCCTTGCGAGGCGTTCTCCAACCTCGCGCGCTTCGACTCGGTGCGCTACGGCTACTGCGACCCCGGCCACAAGGACCTTGGCGGCCAATATGAGGCCAGCCGCGCGAAAGGCTTCGGCCCCGAGGCGCGCCGCCGCATCATGCTGGGTTCGTACCTGCTGAGCGCCGGCGTGTACGAAACCTATTATTACCCCGCGCAGCAGGTGCGCACGCTTATCACGCAGGATTACGCTCGCGCCTACGAGCAGGTGGATTGCATCCTCGCGCCCGTCGCGCCGCGCACGTCGTTCAAGTTCGGCGAAGTGAGCGACCCCACGGATATGTATCTGTCCGACATGTTCACCATCTCCATCAACATCGCCGGCAATGGCGGCATGAGCCTGCCGGTGGGCCTCGGCACCGACACCGGTCTGCCCGTGGGTGTGCAACTTATCTCGCCCCAGTTCAAAGACGAGAACATGCTCCGCGTAGCCGCCGCTTTGGAAACCGTCTACGGCCCCGCCCCCGTAGCCCCTCTCTTCCGCGAAGGCAGCAACTTCGAGGCCCCCGCGACCACTATCCCGGATGCCGCCGACGCAGTGCCGGGTGTCGATCTGCCGGGACTCGTAACGGAAAGCGACGCGGCGCAGACAGAAAAAACAGGGTCATCTTCGGCGGTGCCCACCAAGCGAGTTCCGCACGAGCCGAACAGCCCAGTGGGCTGTTCGTGCGAGCCAGGACTGTCTGAGCGACTGGGCGCTGCCGAAGGTGCCCCGGAGCAGGTAGAAGGGGAGGCCGAATAA
- a CDS encoding LL-diaminopimelate aminotransferase: MITLNKHYANLEESYLFYHIAQKIDAYVQAHPNAHLYRMGIGDVSLPLCDAVIEALHKAVDDQANKDTFQGYLPECGAPFLRETIATHYAQRGVTVSPDEVFVSSGASDELGDILDLFDRQSAALVIEPAYPAYVDASVMAGRRVVHLASGKENGFLPMPDENIDADLLYICSPNNPTGAVFSRNQLQSWIDFANERGSIILFDAAYEAFIEDDALPHSIFELPGAETCAIEICSLSKTAGFTGTRLGYTVIPKALTRNNMSLNDMWVRNRTTKTNGVSYIIQRGAAAVFTPQEQQQIRKNIQLYKSNARLLTDALDQLGFWYCGGKNAPYIWMECPAHMDSWSFFDYVLQEIQVVGTPGAGFGPSGEGYFRLSAFNSPEETREAARRLVELLSHLS; the protein is encoded by the coding sequence ATGATTACGCTGAACAAGCACTACGCCAACCTTGAAGAGTCCTATCTCTTTTACCACATAGCCCAAAAAATTGATGCGTATGTGCAAGCGCATCCCAACGCACATCTTTACCGAATGGGCATCGGCGATGTTTCGCTACCGCTGTGCGATGCGGTTATCGAAGCTCTGCACAAAGCCGTTGACGACCAAGCCAACAAGGACACCTTCCAAGGCTACCTGCCCGAATGCGGCGCGCCGTTTTTGCGTGAAACAATCGCTACACACTACGCGCAACGAGGCGTAACCGTTTCTCCCGATGAAGTGTTTGTATCGAGCGGCGCAAGCGATGAACTCGGAGATATTCTTGATCTATTCGACCGTCAAAGTGCAGCGCTTGTCATAGAACCCGCCTATCCTGCCTACGTGGACGCCAGCGTGATGGCAGGCAGGCGTGTCGTGCACTTGGCTTCCGGCAAGGAAAACGGCTTTTTACCAATGCCCGATGAGAACATCGACGCGGATCTTTTGTATATCTGCTCACCAAACAACCCCACCGGCGCAGTTTTCAGTCGAAATCAACTGCAAAGCTGGATAGACTTTGCCAATGAACGCGGATCAATCATTCTTTTTGATGCCGCCTACGAAGCATTCATCGAGGACGATGCGCTGCCACACAGCATTTTTGAACTGCCCGGCGCAGAGACCTGTGCTATTGAAATCTGTTCGCTTTCCAAAACGGCTGGTTTTACAGGCACGCGCCTTGGCTATACCGTTATCCCGAAAGCTCTTACCCGCAACAACATGAGTCTTAACGACATGTGGGTTCGCAACCGCACCACCAAAACAAACGGCGTATCCTACATCATCCAGCGCGGGGCCGCCGCCGTGTTTACCCCACAAGAGCAGCAGCAGATTCGCAAAAACATACAGCTTTACAAAAGCAATGCCCGCCTGCTTACCGATGCGCTTGATCAACTTGGTTTTTGGTATTGCGGCGGAAAAAACGCTCCGTACATTTGGATGGAATGCCCCGCTCACATGGATAGCTGGAGCTTTTTCGACTACGTACTGCAAGAAATTCAGGTTGTCGGCACCCCCGGTGCGGGATTTGGGCCGTCGGGCGAAGGCTATTTCCGTCTTTCGGCTTTCAACAGCCCTGAAGAAACGCGCGAAGCAGCTCGGCGGCTTGTTGAGCTTCTGTCGCATCTTTCATAA
- a CDS encoding AbrB/MazE/SpoVT family DNA-binding domain-containing protein, protein MATAIANWGNSEAIRIPREILRRAGLRRGDRVSFIINSNGNLELIPEHQTHRRVAPARDVTYDMLFKNYQGPVQSNTSAWPDDNLVGAEYEAWSH, encoded by the coding sequence ATGGCTACCGCCATTGCGAATTGGGGAAATTCTGAAGCTATACGCATTCCGCGCGAAATACTACGCCGCGCTGGATTGCGCAGGGGTGATCGCGTCTCGTTTATCATCAACAGCAATGGCAATTTGGAGCTTATCCCTGAACACCAAACACATCGCCGCGTCGCTCCCGCACGCGATGTAACCTACGACATGCTTTTCAAGAATTACCAAGGCCCCGTTCAATCCAACACGTCAGCTTGGCCTGACGATAACCTTGTTGGTGCCGAATACGAAGCGTGGTCGCATTGA
- the gatB gene encoding Asp-tRNA(Asn)/Glu-tRNA(Gln) amidotransferase subunit GatB, with product MRKLEEVLQDWEAVIGLEVHAELTTLETKMFCGCKLEFGAAPNTHTCPVCLGLPGALPVPNKAAIESIVLAGLATNCDIEKHTMFYRKNYMYPDMSKNFQTTQGPVAFCMRGHLDLDVDGPAAKERITAAGLAEGEQDGNATRTAEGYIAHVGITRIHMEEDAGKMVHVGGGEGRIAGATHSLVDYNRAGTPLIELVTEPDLRTPEEARLFMQKLRQIYLAIGISDCSMEEGSLRCDGNVSLRRRGDTKLGVKTELKNMNSFKNLHDGLAYEICRQAEVLEEGGQIYQETRHWDPSAKRTIVMRVKETADDYRLFPEPDLAPYDLSDEFIENVRTKLPELPDQKAARFAQTFGLSAYDARHLVEHRVTASFFEACMELAGGDAAKLAKPVANLVINDVTAHMNATEGFDLESSPLTPARAVELMRLVSADTISSKQAKEVFAAVLDEDKDPAAIVKERGMEQVSDTGAIEAVVDAVLAANPDKVEQYKGGKTGLIGFFVGQCMKEMRGQGNPKVINELLARRLNS from the coding sequence ATGCGGAAACTCGAAGAAGTCCTGCAAGATTGGGAAGCCGTCATCGGCCTTGAGGTGCACGCTGAACTTACGACGCTCGAAACCAAGATGTTCTGTGGTTGCAAGCTGGAATTCGGCGCCGCGCCCAACACTCACACGTGCCCTGTGTGCCTGGGCCTGCCCGGCGCGCTGCCCGTGCCGAACAAAGCCGCCATCGAGTCCATCGTGCTGGCCGGCCTAGCCACGAACTGCGACATCGAGAAGCACACGATGTTCTACCGCAAGAACTACATGTACCCCGACATGTCGAAGAACTTCCAGACTACGCAGGGCCCCGTGGCCTTCTGCATGCGCGGCCATTTGGATCTTGACGTGGACGGCCCTGCCGCCAAGGAGCGCATCACGGCTGCCGGTCTCGCCGAGGGCGAGCAGGATGGCAACGCCACCCGTACGGCAGAAGGCTACATCGCGCACGTGGGCATCACGCGCATCCATATGGAAGAGGACGCGGGCAAGATGGTGCACGTCGGCGGTGGCGAGGGTCGCATCGCGGGCGCCACGCACTCGCTCGTGGACTACAACCGTGCGGGCACGCCACTCATCGAGCTGGTCACCGAGCCCGACCTGCGCACGCCTGAGGAAGCGCGCCTCTTCATGCAGAAGCTGCGCCAGATTTACCTGGCCATTGGTATCTCCGACTGCTCGATGGAGGAAGGCAGCCTGCGCTGCGACGGCAACGTGAGCCTGCGTCGTCGCGGCGACACCAAGCTGGGCGTGAAGACCGAGCTCAAGAACATGAACAGCTTCAAGAACCTCCACGATGGCCTAGCCTACGAGATTTGCCGCCAGGCGGAGGTGCTCGAAGAGGGCGGCCAGATCTACCAGGAAACGCGCCACTGGGACCCGTCCGCCAAGCGCACCATCGTCATGCGCGTGAAGGAAACGGCCGACGACTACCGTCTGTTCCCGGAGCCTGACCTCGCGCCGTACGACCTGTCCGACGAGTTCATCGAGAACGTGCGCACCAAACTCCCCGAGCTGCCTGACCAAAAGGCTGCCCGCTTCGCCCAGACGTTCGGCCTGTCTGCCTACGACGCGCGCCACTTGGTGGAACATCGCGTTACGGCAAGCTTCTTCGAGGCGTGTATGGAACTGGCCGGCGGCGACGCGGCCAAGCTCGCGAAGCCGGTGGCGAACCTCGTCATCAACGACGTGACCGCGCACATGAACGCAACGGAAGGCTTCGATCTGGAAAGCTCGCCGCTCACGCCCGCGCGCGCCGTCGAACTTATGCGCCTTGTGTCGGCCGACACCATCTCGTCCAAGCAGGCCAAAGAGGTGTTCGCCGCCGTCCTCGACGAGGACAAAGACCCCGCGGCCATCGTCAAGGAACGCGGCATGGAGCAGGTAAGCGACACCGGCGCCATCGAGGCCGTGGTCGATGCCGTGCTGGCCGCCAACCCTGACAAAGTGGAGCAGTACAAGGGTGGCAAGACCGGCCTCATCGGTTTCTTCGTCGGCCAATGCATGAAAGAAATGCGCGGCCAAGGCAACCCGAAAGTCATTAACGAGCTGTTGGCGCGTCGGCTTAACAGCTGA
- a CDS encoding sodium:alanine symporter family protein: MDFNEWLINFTGEVDGFMYTYILLLLLVIVGLYFTIRTKGVQLRYLKDMFTQLTEKKHVQGEKSISSFQALMVSTASRVGTGNIAGVATAIATGGPGAVFWMGLMAIIGAASAFVESTLAQIWKRRGHDGEFRGGPAYYIEQALGKRWLGVLFAVLLILCFAFGFNGLQAFNAASSLEYYIPDYATNGAAVAVGIVLAVMTAFVIFGGAKRISIITSIIVPIMAFAYIAIAIWTTITNITELPAVFSMVFASAFDFESIFGGFAGSVVMLGIKRGLYSNEAGMGSAPNAAATASVSHPCKQGLVQSLSVYIDTLLICTCSAMMVLVFYVQDPEAAAALNGMPLVQMAVNNSVGEIGIHFITFAIFAFAFSSLIGNYFYAENNLRFIKGDSKVLLLVFRLVSLCVIFYGAVNSFDLAWNLADIFMGFMAIVNLIAILLLGKWALAALDDYTAQRKAGIDPVFVADTIEGLPPTECWHVHEVKEYGEPPVKEYLDDALDAEYVGLK; this comes from the coding sequence ATGGACTTCAACGAGTGGCTCATTAACTTCACGGGTGAGGTTGATGGCTTCATGTACACCTACATCTTGCTGCTTTTGTTGGTGATTGTGGGCTTGTACTTCACTATCCGCACGAAAGGCGTGCAGCTGCGCTATTTGAAGGATATGTTCACCCAGCTCACCGAGAAAAAGCACGTCCAAGGTGAGAAGTCTATCTCGTCGTTCCAGGCACTCATGGTATCCACTGCCAGCCGCGTAGGTACCGGCAATATCGCAGGTGTCGCAACCGCTATTGCGACGGGCGGCCCGGGCGCGGTGTTCTGGATGGGGCTTATGGCCATCATCGGCGCTGCGTCGGCCTTCGTGGAATCGACCCTTGCCCAAATTTGGAAGCGCCGTGGACACGACGGCGAATTTCGCGGTGGTCCCGCGTACTACATTGAGCAGGCGCTCGGGAAGCGCTGGCTGGGTGTGCTATTCGCGGTATTGCTCATTCTCTGCTTCGCCTTCGGGTTCAACGGTTTGCAGGCCTTTAATGCAGCCTCTTCGTTGGAATACTATATTCCCGATTACGCCACCAACGGTGCTGCGGTTGCCGTGGGTATTGTGCTGGCGGTTATGACGGCGTTCGTCATTTTTGGCGGTGCCAAGCGCATCAGCATCATCACCTCCATCATTGTGCCCATCATGGCATTTGCCTACATCGCCATTGCCATTTGGACCACGATCACCAACATCACCGAGCTGCCGGCTGTGTTCTCGATGGTGTTTGCCTCGGCGTTTGATTTCGAGTCCATCTTTGGCGGCTTTGCGGGTTCGGTTGTTATGCTGGGTATCAAACGCGGTCTGTACTCCAACGAAGCCGGTATGGGTTCCGCGCCGAACGCAGCTGCGACGGCTTCTGTGTCGCATCCCTGCAAGCAGGGTCTTGTGCAGAGTCTGTCGGTCTACATCGACACACTGCTCATCTGCACCTGCTCGGCCATGATGGTGCTCGTGTTTTATGTGCAGGACCCCGAAGCGGCTGCCGCGCTCAACGGCATGCCGCTCGTGCAAATGGCTGTGAACAACTCGGTGGGCGAAATAGGCATTCACTTCATCACGTTCGCCATCTTCGCGTTCGCGTTCTCAAGCCTGATCGGCAACTATTTCTACGCTGAAAACAACCTGCGCTTCATCAAGGGCGATAGCAAGGTGCTTTTGCTCGTGTTCCGTCTGGTTAGCCTTTGTGTGATCTTCTACGGTGCGGTGAACAGCTTCGACTTGGCGTGGAACCTTGCCGACATCTTTATGGGCTTCATGGCTATCGTGAACCTTATTGCCATTCTGTTGTTGGGCAAATGGGCCTTGGCCGCGCTCGACGACTATACAGCGCAGCGCAAGGCTGGCATTGATCCGGTGTTTGTGGCAGATACTATTGAAGGCCTGCCGCCGACTGAGTGCTGGCATGTGCATGAGGTTAAAGAATACGGCGAGCCGCCGGTGAAGGAATACCTCGACGATGCGCTTGACGCCGAATACGTCGGGCTCAAATAA
- a CDS encoding DUF1700 domain-containing protein, with amino-acid sequence MNKTEFSNELRRALGKLPSYEVEQSIAFYTEAIDDRMEDGMAEEDAVAALGPINAIAAQIIAETPPIPKAIAKANTGSRTLNIVLLVLCSPFWVPLTLVFACTLLAVYLAIWCVIVALWAVVAVLLLCAPLGFAFLAYCIATGFPLTGVYMFGCCLICSGLGLFAWFGVLAASKALVGVTHTFARWVRGLFKKQRPENNGASAGGPTAPADMPQPPVAITTPYPFTSEGAQNYDNRA; translated from the coding sequence ATGAATAAGACCGAGTTTTCAAACGAACTGCGGCGTGCGCTCGGCAAATTGCCGTCATATGAAGTGGAGCAGTCGATCGCCTTCTACACCGAAGCCATTGACGACCGCATGGAAGATGGCATGGCCGAAGAAGATGCTGTAGCAGCGCTGGGGCCCATCAATGCCATTGCGGCGCAGATCATCGCCGAGACTCCCCCTATCCCAAAAGCTATCGCCAAAGCAAACACCGGTAGCCGTACCCTCAATATCGTGCTTTTAGTGCTGTGCTCTCCTTTTTGGGTGCCGCTTACTCTGGTATTCGCATGCACGCTTCTTGCAGTATACCTGGCCATATGGTGTGTCATTGTCGCACTTTGGGCAGTTGTTGCCGTGCTTCTTCTTTGCGCGCCCTTGGGCTTCGCATTCTTAGCCTACTGCATAGCAACGGGCTTTCCCCTTACAGGTGTCTATATGTTTGGATGCTGTCTTATCTGCTCGGGTCTGGGCCTCTTCGCATGGTTTGGTGTGTTGGCTGCAAGCAAAGCACTCGTCGGGGTTACTCATACGTTTGCACGATGGGTGCGGGGACTCTTTAAAAAGCAGCGCCCCGAGAACAACGGGGCTTCCGCAGGCGGTCCCACTGCCCCAGCAGACATGCCCCAGCCGCCAGTAGCCATCACAACCCCGTACCCCTTCACCTCGGAAGGAGCGCAGAACTATGACAACCGCGCGTAA
- the gatC gene encoding Asp-tRNA(Asn)/Glu-tRNA(Gln) amidotransferase subunit GatC, with product MTQHLTERDVRGIAEYARIGLTEDEVSQMTVDLNAIIDSLEPITQYDLEGVEPTFHPIGSLSNVMREDVEMPGVSQDVALENAPKQQDECFLIPSILGEGGDR from the coding sequence ATGACCCAACACTTAACCGAGCGCGATGTTCGCGGTATTGCGGAATACGCGCGCATTGGCCTCACCGAAGATGAGGTTTCGCAGATGACCGTTGATCTCAACGCTATCATCGACAGTCTTGAGCCCATTACGCAGTACGATCTTGAAGGCGTTGAGCCCACATTCCATCCCATCGGCAGCCTGTCGAACGTCATGCGCGAAGACGTTGAGATGCCTGGGGTTTCGCAGGATGTGGCGCTTGAGAACGCGCCGAAGCAGCAGGACGAATGCTTCCTCATTCCGTCCATTCTGGGCGAAGGGGGCGATCGCTGA
- a CDS encoding PadR family transcriptional regulator: protein MDAQMKRGFLEVCVLASLKSQDSYGYQIVKDVPTVLGLTESTLYPLLKRMEAAGLLTTYSVEHNGRLRKYYRITEAGVRHIDDFLREQDAVISIYDYVKRGANR from the coding sequence ATGGACGCACAAATGAAACGCGGATTTTTGGAAGTGTGCGTGTTGGCTTCTCTCAAGAGCCAAGATTCATACGGCTATCAAATAGTCAAAGACGTGCCGACGGTGCTGGGCCTGACCGAGTCAACACTCTACCCCCTCCTCAAACGCATGGAGGCGGCAGGACTGTTGACAACCTACTCGGTTGAACACAACGGCCGCTTGCGCAAGTACTACCGTATCACTGAAGCGGGCGTGCGCCACATCGACGATTTTCTGCGTGAGCAGGACGCCGTTATTTCCATCTACGATTACGTGAAACGAGGTGCCAACCGATGA
- the brnA gene encoding type II toxin-antitoxin system BrnA family antitoxin: MTKQIKVEELDDMFDNGEDVMDHFDVRHPIIRNDGSVRRVSVDMPEWMIEQLDDEARHLAVPRQAIIKIWLSERLERQSQARQMS; the protein is encoded by the coding sequence ATGACGAAACAAATTAAAGTCGAAGAGCTCGATGATATGTTTGATAATGGGGAAGACGTTATGGACCACTTTGACGTAAGGCACCCTATTATAAGAAACGACGGCAGTGTACGACGCGTAAGTGTCGACATGCCCGAATGGATGATCGAGCAACTCGACGACGAGGCTCGACACTTAGCCGTCCCTCGTCAGGCAATTATTAAAATATGGCTTTCTGAGCGACTTGAAAGACAGAGCCAAGCTCGACAAATGTCTTAG
- a CDS encoding DUF4097 family beta strand repeat-containing protein has protein sequence MTTARKTVLIIASVLVAGGLAIAFGAFAAAGFDIRNLSNDPRDWEKIEQTFEINASTPYTSINVYGSEEDVRFEHTEGDRIEVAYWDSAQGDKHHTLSDEAGVLSLTSDARNQFLGHIGLLSFAREDRATVIKVPSSYTGAITVKTQVGETEIDSLTQVEALNVFSDAGYVSVKNTQAGAIELRSSAGGLEAVGIQAEQLVATNSAGSVYLHDIDAQTLEVRNDVGNIEVSEVRAKNMVTSTKAGSADLSDIEADSLETTSEVGNQNLFKVQADTLTATSSMGAITARALTVTTSTLEAQTGNVSATFTEEANAYVIDAQAQLGSVHAPEGAPEATKHITARATTGNIDLAFGAHAGGQGQDYSQSKNSGSESDHSTPKAPAAPEAPAAPAAPKN, from the coding sequence ATGACAACCGCGCGTAAAACAGTTCTTATCATTGCCAGCGTGCTGGTTGCAGGAGGCCTTGCGATAGCGTTTGGAGCCTTTGCGGCAGCAGGCTTCGATATACGAAACCTCTCCAACGACCCGCGCGACTGGGAAAAGATCGAGCAGACTTTTGAAATAAACGCCAGCACACCCTACACCTCTATCAACGTATATGGCTCCGAAGAAGATGTACGTTTTGAACACACCGAAGGCGATCGTATCGAGGTCGCTTATTGGGATAGCGCACAAGGCGACAAGCATCACACCCTCAGCGACGAGGCGGGCGTTCTTAGTCTTACAAGCGATGCGCGCAACCAGTTTTTGGGACACATTGGCCTTCTGAGTTTTGCTCGCGAAGATCGCGCGACCGTGATTAAAGTCCCAAGCAGCTACACGGGCGCCATTACGGTGAAAACGCAGGTGGGCGAAACGGAAATCGATTCGCTTACGCAGGTTGAAGCATTGAACGTATTCTCAGATGCTGGGTACGTGTCCGTTAAAAATACGCAGGCCGGCGCCATTGAACTTCGCAGTTCAGCTGGCGGACTTGAAGCGGTTGGCATTCAGGCAGAGCAGCTTGTTGCTACAAATTCGGCAGGGTCGGTATACCTTCACGATATCGACGCGCAGACGCTTGAGGTCCGCAATGACGTGGGAAACATTGAAGTCAGCGAGGTTCGCGCCAAGAACATGGTAACCTCCACAAAAGCAGGAAGCGCCGATTTGTCGGACATTGAGGCTGACTCGCTTGAAACAACAAGCGAAGTAGGAAATCAAAACCTCTTCAAGGTGCAAGCAGACACGCTGACCGCCACGAGCTCCATGGGCGCCATAACCGCTCGTGCTCTCACGGTAACCACAAGCACGCTTGAAGCTCAGACCGGCAATGTAAGCGCCACATTTACCGAAGAGGCCAACGCCTACGTGATTGACGCGCAAGCACAGCTTGGAAGCGTACACGCCCCCGAGGGAGCGCCCGAGGCAACAAAGCATATTACCGCTCGCGCGACGACCGGCAACATCGACCTCGCATTTGGAGCACACGCCGGCGGTCAGGGACAAGACTACAGCCAATCCAAAAATTCAGGGTCGGAATCAGACCACAGCACACCTAAAGCTCCTGCTGCGCCCGAAGCGCCCGCAGCACCTGCAGCACCCAAAAACTAA